The Parabacteroides sp. AD58 genome includes a window with the following:
- a CDS encoding endonuclease domain-containing protein, whose protein sequence is MEKNFSPLEREIYNLTGLETKREYRFHPTREWRFDFAIPAAHVAIEVEGGVWNGGRHFRPEGYLRDMEKYNEAAACGWLVIRTIPSELLRVKTIQQIVRACRKKLTTVSL, encoded by the coding sequence ATGGAGAAGAACTTTTCACCCCTTGAACGGGAAATCTATAACCTGACAGGTCTGGAAACCAAGCGCGAATACCGTTTTCACCCCACGCGCGAATGGCGTTTTGACTTTGCCATACCGGCAGCTCATGTAGCCATCGAAGTGGAAGGCGGTGTTTGGAACGGCGGGCGTCATTTCCGCCCGGAAGGTTATTTGCGGGATATGGAAAAGTATAACGAGGCAGCCGCTTGCGGCTGGCTTGTTATACGCACCATTCCGTCCGAATTATTGCGGGTAAAGACGATCCAGCAGATAGTCCGCGCTTGCAGAAAGAAATTGACTACCGTCAGTTTGTAA
- a CDS encoding DUF4373 domain-containing protein, which yields MALSIKGLQYFPLDVNFFENNKIAIIISDYGLEATAVVLKLFSQIYKSGYYMDWNEKIGKIFSASFHTKYSYATIMNLVNSLVEEDIFNKKMYEEYHILTSEKIQNCYFSATVRRKKQKISNPEYLLIADMIPSSTTPKEHLNDNSVDKNPKIACNFEQSIVDESKVDKSKGKESINNHTHIARESEKIRSLKAEWDQWKMEMLNDEDWCATLVRYSGKGILILHNAYEIMKCFDDYIILRSSENTIQTKKDYQSGLFGWWRYNNWETDLQILTGAKAAMIENKCSAPRTVQKTSKIEEAMAVAERASEMAYQLMQQNPL from the coding sequence ATGGCACTCTCTATAAAGGGATTACAATATTTCCCTCTCGATGTAAACTTTTTTGAGAACAACAAAATAGCAATTATAATCAGCGATTACGGATTGGAAGCCACCGCAGTGGTTCTTAAACTGTTTTCCCAGATTTACAAATCCGGTTATTATATGGATTGGAACGAAAAGATAGGAAAAATATTCTCTGCCTCTTTCCACACTAAATATTCGTATGCAACCATAATGAATCTGGTCAATTCGTTGGTAGAAGAAGATATTTTCAATAAAAAAATGTATGAAGAGTATCACATTTTGACGTCTGAAAAAATTCAAAATTGCTACTTCTCAGCCACTGTTCGGCGGAAAAAACAGAAAATCTCGAATCCTGAATATTTGTTAATTGCAGACATGATACCGAGTTCAACTACCCCAAAAGAGCATTTGAACGACAATTCTGTCGACAAAAATCCAAAAATTGCATGCAATTTTGAACAAAGTATAGTAGATGAAAGTAAAGTAGATAAAAGTAAAGGAAAGGAAAGTATAAATAATCACACACACATCGCGCGCGAGAGCGAAAAAATTCGATCACTAAAAGCCGAATGGGATCAGTGGAAGATGGAAATGCTGAATGATGAAGATTGGTGCGCTACACTGGTTCGATACAGCGGAAAAGGTATCTTGATACTCCATAACGCTTATGAAATTATGAAATGCTTCGATGATTACATTATTTTGCGATCCAGCGAAAATACTATTCAGACAAAAAAAGATTACCAGTCCGGACTTTTTGGCTGGTGGCGATATAACAATTGGGAAACCGATTTGCAAATCCTGACCGGCGCAAAAGCCGCTATGATAGAAAACAAATGTTCCGCGCCGCGAACGGTACAAAAAACATCCAAAATAGAAGAAGCGATGGCTGTTGCCGAACGTGCTTCTGAAATGGCTTATCAATTAATGCAACAAAACCCGTTATGA
- a CDS encoding DUF4248 domain-containing protein: MYFANCSPRSATTQLRRWIRRNEPLKNELTETGYKEGQRVFTPRQVELVFRYFGEP, from the coding sequence ATGTACTTTGCGAACTGTTCGCCAAGGTCAGCCACAACGCAGCTAAGGCGTTGGATCAGACGAAATGAACCCCTGAAAAACGAATTAACCGAAACCGGATACAAAGAAGGGCAACGGGTGTTCACCCCGCGCCAGGTAGAATTAGTTTTTCGTTATTTTGGGGAACCGTAA